The genome window GGAGATTGCAAATTTTGTGCGCCAAAAGCATAATCTTTTAATCGGGGAACGCACCGCTGAAAAAATCAAAATCGATATCGGTTACGTTTATAAACCGGATCCAGAAGTGTCGGTTGAAGTAAGAGGACGTGATATGGTATCTGGTTTACCAAGAGAGATTACGATTAGTTCGGTTGAAGTTTCAGAAGCTTTGCATGATTCCATGTTGGCAATTATTGCAGGTGCTAAAGAAGTTCTAGAGAAAACTCCGCCTGAACTGTCAGCAGATATTGTTGATCGGGGAGTAATGTTAACTGGCGGTGGAGCTCTTTTACGTGGAATTTCGCAAATGTTTTCAGATAGTTTACAGATTCCGGTAATCGTTGGTGATGAACCATTATTGGCTGTTGCTTTAGGTACAGGAATTCTACTTGACCATCTTGATAAAGGAATGAAAATCTAATCTTGCGCAAACATAAAGAAATCAGGGATTTTATTTTTAAAATTATAATTTACCTTCTGACTTTTATTCTTTTAGTTTTAATCGGTACCGGCGTCGGCTTTATGGTCGGTGGCGGTAATTTTTTTCAGGCTTTCAACTGGGCTAATTGGCAGCATTTATTAAACTATTTTAAGAGGTGAAGATGCGGGTTCTTTTAATTTCTTTAGTCCGTTTTTATCAGAAGTTTATTTCTCCAGGGTTTCTACCCCATTGTCGTTTTTATCCGACTTGTTCCAGTTATATGATTACAGCGTTAAAAAAGCATGGACCAATTTTGGGGTTGGTAATGGGAATTGCTAGAATCTTGCGGTGTAATCCGTTCGTTAAAGGCGGCATTGATTATGTTCCTGATTATTTTACGATTTTTCGTAACCGTGAAAGCGAAAGAAATGGATAGTTAGTCAAATGGATAATGAATCAAAATTAGACAATAAAATAGATTATGGGATTTTATTTAGTGTTTTTTTACTTGTGTTGATCGGAATGGGCTCTCTTTATGTTTCGCTTACCCATGACCCTAACATTGTTAATGTCGTTCGTCCAATGGTTTCTCAAGGAGTTTGGTACGTCTTTGGTACTATTTGTATGCTTGCAGTCATGCAGCTTGATTCAGAGCAACTTTGGAAATTAACCCCTTATTTTTATGCCGCTGGAATATTTTTGCTCCTGCTCGTGTTGGTTTTTTATGATCGATACATATTTAACGAAGTCGGTGCTAAAAGTTGGTTTCGAATTGGCAATTTTACTTTTCAGCCTTCAGAAGTAGCAAAACCAGCTTACATTGTGATGCTTGCAAGGGTGACGACTTTGCACAATACCCGCTACCCCAAGCACAGTTTTCAAAGTGATTTTAAATTGATTTTCGAGTTGATTGGTTGGTCCTTACCAGTAGTTGGTTTGGTGATGCTTCAGCCCGATTTGGGGACGACCTTGGTTTTTATTGCTATTTTTTTAGGTATTTTAATTATGGCTGGGATTATGTGGCAAATTTTGTTACCAGCGTTTATTGGGATGGGCTCGATTATGGGCGGGGCCCTGGCGCTAGTGGTGTTTGACCAGTCATTTCTTCTAAAACTAGGATTTAAGTCTTATCAATTTGATCGAATTTTTGATTGGCTAAACCCAACAAGCGGTAGTCAATCTTCAAACCAAGTTGGAAATAGTATTCGGGCAATTGGTTCGGGTCAATTGTTTGGAAAAGGGTTTGGGGTCTCGCAAGTTTACGTGCCAGTGCGGGAATCCGATATGATTTTTTCTGTAATTGGTGAGAATTTTGGTTTTATTGGATCTTGTGTTTTGATTTTTATCTATTTTGTTTTGATTTATCAAATGTTAAGCACGACCTTTGAAACCAAAAACGAGTTTTATGCTTATATTTCAACTGGAGTTATTATGATGATTCTCTTCCATGTTTTTGAAAATATCGGAATGTCAATTGGACTTCTGCCAATGACGGGGGTCCCTTTACCTTTCATTTCTCAAGGGGGCTCCAATCTGTTAAGTAATATGATTGGGGTTGGTCTGGTCATGTCGATGAAGTTTCATTACAAGAATTATATTTTCTCTCGCAATAGCGAGATATTTAGCTCGACGGAAAGCGAGGCTTATATTAAATGAGCAAATTAGAAATTGTAGATTTACATGTTGAAGTTACCAATGATGAAAATGAAAAAGAAGAGATCCTTAAAGGTGTTAATTTAACAGTAAATACTGGTGAAATTCATGCTATCATGGGTCCTAACGGGACTGGAAAGTCAACTCTTTCCGAAACGATTATGGGAAATCCTCATTATTTGGTCACTAAAGGTGATATTTTGATCGATGGCGAGTCATTGTTACCTTTGAGTGTTGATCAAAGGGCGCGTAAAGGTGTGTTTTTGGGAATGCAGTATCCAGCAGAAGTACCGGGAGTGACGAATGCTGAATTTATTCGAACCGCGATGAATGAGCGTGATCCCGAACACAAAATTTCAATCCGCGATTTTATTAAAAAATTAGATCAAACAATGAATCTTCTTCATATTTCAGAAGAATTTGAAGAAAGGAATCTTAATCAAGGTTATTCTGGCGGCGAAAAGAAACGAAACGAAATATTGCAGTTAATGATGTTGGATCCAAAGTTCGCCATTTTGGATGAGATTGATTCTGGTCTTGATATTGACGCCCTAAAGATTGTTTCTAAAGGCGTTAATTCAATGCGTTCTGATCATTTTGGAGCTTTAATTATTACCCACTACCAACGGCTGCTTGAATACATCGAGCCCGATTTTGTACATGTAATGATGGGAGGAAAGGTTATTAAAACTGGTTCAGCAAGTTTGGCTGCTGAGCTTGAAAGAGTCGGATATGACGGGTTCGAAAAGGAAGTTTCATAATGAATGATAGTTCAACTTCCAAACAAATTGAAGAATTCAAAAATGAATTAATTAAATCTGGTTCAAAAGATTTGTCTTTGCCAGTTTTTGACCAAATTAATGTTAAGTCTTTGCAATTGATGCGTTTAAAAAAAGATTTTGGTTCCGATTCGTCAATATCAGAACCAGAGTTGACAGATGATTTTGGCTTTGTTTTTGCTAATAATCAGCTAACGTCACTCAAGATTCCTACGAAGTACCTTGACCAAGGGTTAGTAATTACAGATTTGAAAACAGCTCAAGCAAAATATTCAGAGTTATTTAGAACATATTTTGCTCAGTTAATTACAGCACGAGAAGATTTATTGACCTATGAACACTATTGCCGTTTAAACGGGGGAGTATTCATTTATGTACCCGACGAGTTAAAAGTAAATGATACCTTACAAGCTTACTTTTCTAATAATCCTAATAAATCTCAAAGTACTCAGGTTATTTTGGTTGTTGGAAAAAATGCAAAATTGTCGATGACTGAAAACCAAGTTGCAACTGAATTAGGCGTGGGTGATTATTCGACTTTTTGTGAAGTTTATTCGCAATCAGGGGCTAATTTGTCTTATGTGGTTAATGATCAGGCAGCGACTGATGGGCATAATTATTTTTATCGGTCATTTAATTGTGGCAGTCGTTCGGTTGTGAATTTAACTTCCGGTGAGTTTACCAAGGGTAACGTTTTGGTTAATAACAAAATTTCACTTTTTGGCAACGATTCAACGGGCGAAGTTAAGACTGTTGCGATTGCTCAAGGGGATCAAACTGCTGCAATTAATAGTCGAGTAACTAATTTTGGTCTCCGGACCAGAGGCAACATTTTACAACACGGAGTTATTCTTGATCAAGCAAAATTAGTTTTCAATGGAATTGGGCAAATTGTTAAAGGAGCGAGGGGAGCGGATTCACAGCAGGAAAATCGAGTTTTGATGCTGAGCAAGAAAGCTCGTGGTGATGCAAATCCCATTCTTTTAATTGACGAAAATGATGTAACAGCTGGGCATGCAGCTTCCGTTGGTCGAATCGATGAAGAACAACTTTATTATCTTGAAAGCCGCGGTTTAAATTCTGATATCGCTAAAAGGTTGATTATTAAAGGATTTTTGGAATCAGTAATTACTGTAGTTGAAAGTAAACGGACTCGATCAATGTTACGTTCAGTCATAGAGCGTAGTTTAGGAATTGCCGATGAATAGTCAAGAGCGTTTGGATTTTCCCTTTTTTAAGCAGGAAAAATTAATTTATTTAGATAGTGCGGCTACTTCGCAAAAGCCCCAGTCGGTGATCGATTCGTTGGTCAATTATTATTCTTATAATAATGCTAATATTCATCGTGGAGTTTATGCTCTAGCTCAAAAGACGACTGATCAATTTGAGATGGTTCGAAATCAAGTAGCACATTTTATTAATGCTAAAAAATCAGAAGAAATAGTTTTTACAAAAGGAGCGACGCAAAGTTTAAATTGGGTCGTTTTTGGCTATTTTGCACGTTTTTTAAAACCAGGAGATGAAATATTAATTAGCGTAATGGAACACCACAGTAATTTGGTTCCATGGCAGGAACTTGCCAAAAAAACAGGAGCTGAGCTACGTTATGTTAAACTTGATCAAAATGAGCAGTTGGATCTAGATGATTTATTGACTAAATTAAATTCGCGGGTTAAAGTTGTCTCAATTGCTCAAGTTTCTAATGTTCTTGGTTGTATTAATCCAGTGAAAAAAATTGCTTCACTTGCTCATAAATTCGGCGCTTTGGTGGTAGTCGATGGAGCTCAAGCGGTTGGCCATATGACAGTCGATGTGGGTGAATTAGATTGTGATTTTTATTGCTTTTCGGGTCACAAAATGTTTGGCCCGACTGGAATTGGGGTTCTTTACGGCAAATACAAATTGCTTGATCAACTTAAACCAGTTGAATACGGTGGCGAAATGATCGATGAAGTTGATTATCAGGCCAGCACTTTTAAGGAATTGCCTCTGCGTCTAGAAGCTGGAACTCAAAATATTGCAGGAGTTATAGGATTAGGTGCGGCAATAGATTATTTGAACCAAATAGGCTTAA of Xylocopilactobacillus apicola contains these proteins:
- a CDS encoding DNA-directed RNA polymerase subunit beta, with amino-acid sequence MRKHKEIRDFIFKIIIYLLTFILLVLIGTGVGFMVGGGNFFQAFNWANWQHLLNYFKR
- the yidD gene encoding membrane protein insertion efficiency factor YidD, which encodes MRVLLISLVRFYQKFISPGFLPHCRFYPTCSSYMITALKKHGPILGLVMGIARILRCNPFVKGGIDYVPDYFTIFRNRESERNG
- a CDS encoding FtsW/RodA/SpoVE family cell cycle protein; this encodes MDNESKLDNKIDYGILFSVFLLVLIGMGSLYVSLTHDPNIVNVVRPMVSQGVWYVFGTICMLAVMQLDSEQLWKLTPYFYAAGIFLLLLVLVFYDRYIFNEVGAKSWFRIGNFTFQPSEVAKPAYIVMLARVTTLHNTRYPKHSFQSDFKLIFELIGWSLPVVGLVMLQPDLGTTLVFIAIFLGILIMAGIMWQILLPAFIGMGSIMGGALALVVFDQSFLLKLGFKSYQFDRIFDWLNPTSGSQSSNQVGNSIRAIGSGQLFGKGFGVSQVYVPVRESDMIFSVIGENFGFIGSCVLIFIYFVLIYQMLSTTFETKNEFYAYISTGVIMMILFHVFENIGMSIGLLPMTGVPLPFISQGGSNLLSNMIGVGLVMSMKFHYKNYIFSRNSEIFSSTESEAYIK
- the sufC gene encoding Fe-S cluster assembly ATPase SufC, with amino-acid sequence MSKLEIVDLHVEVTNDENEKEEILKGVNLTVNTGEIHAIMGPNGTGKSTLSETIMGNPHYLVTKGDILIDGESLLPLSVDQRARKGVFLGMQYPAEVPGVTNAEFIRTAMNERDPEHKISIRDFIKKLDQTMNLLHISEEFEERNLNQGYSGGEKKRNEILQLMMLDPKFAILDEIDSGLDIDALKIVSKGVNSMRSDHFGALIITHYQRLLEYIEPDFVHVMMGGKVIKTGSASLAAELERVGYDGFEKEVS
- a CDS encoding SufB/SufD family protein — its product is MNDSSTSKQIEEFKNELIKSGSKDLSLPVFDQINVKSLQLMRLKKDFGSDSSISEPELTDDFGFVFANNQLTSLKIPTKYLDQGLVITDLKTAQAKYSELFRTYFAQLITAREDLLTYEHYCRLNGGVFIYVPDELKVNDTLQAYFSNNPNKSQSTQVILVVGKNAKLSMTENQVATELGVGDYSTFCEVYSQSGANLSYVVNDQAATDGHNYFYRSFNCGSRSVVNLTSGEFTKGNVLVNNKISLFGNDSTGEVKTVAIAQGDQTAAINSRVTNFGLRTRGNILQHGVILDQAKLVFNGIGQIVKGARGADSQQENRVLMLSKKARGDANPILLIDENDVTAGHAASVGRIDEEQLYYLESRGLNSDIAKRLIIKGFLESVITVVESKRTRSMLRSVIERSLGIADE
- a CDS encoding aminotransferase class V-fold PLP-dependent enzyme, which translates into the protein MNSQERLDFPFFKQEKLIYLDSAATSQKPQSVIDSLVNYYSYNNANIHRGVYALAQKTTDQFEMVRNQVAHFINAKKSEEIVFTKGATQSLNWVVFGYFARFLKPGDEILISVMEHHSNLVPWQELAKKTGAELRYVKLDQNEQLDLDDLLTKLNSRVKVVSIAQVSNVLGCINPVKKIASLAHKFGALVVVDGAQAVGHMTVDVGELDCDFYCFSGHKMFGPTGIGVLYGKYKLLDQLKPVEYGGEMIDEVDYQASTFKELPLRLEAGTQNIAGVIGLGAAIDYLNQIGLKRISKHNQEITELAFDKLRKIPGLKIYGSANPKEHHDVISFNLAGIHPHDAATVLDSFGVEVRAGHHCAEVLMRYLKIPACLRASFHLYNDESDVLQLVSAIKEVQRFFKHGTV